A genome region from Lytechinus pictus isolate F3 Inbred chromosome 16, Lp3.0, whole genome shotgun sequence includes the following:
- the LOC129278965 gene encoding uncharacterized protein LOC129278965, giving the protein MASKFPTKVDKDKLRTRKGHDMTWSCDNLQHGEPITFYCKQHKIPICHKCATKDHRQETCELQDIGDVIIERRGNLEEKRPLIEETKLLLQKVQSKIDAVYSSSSKHLQTVNDKLQETFEDKLKNVKEREVNLIRVINEEADEEIREINEKREKRIKDCNIDIEKEQITIKERETRLLSDTKTISDKVTKKINDLTNKNQHALNTMKNIESTITRINKHDETLVNEAPQVLASIDEYISLNVHQDVSVYLDRIHSEVERVKFVEGEIGGEYYCRIDGYIGKWELVKSIHIPSVVNMPWVRGLISDDEICVEDAKNHDMYVTNINTRRTQKVIDGVGNMDITSCATINRNVIVCGKWIWGCTGDRLDGFISLYDRQWKMIRDISIPRNKGGNRVHVHVDMDGMILAAQFGQSNIYVINPDDDKVVHTVTMQDIVCGEMQALSSGDIVVKKGLNKYTVISRSGEKKAVIHCDEWMKSDCRVDKLTDTIYITYLVAGKTCAVDQASGDGIIQARRIVEYVRSDRSLYFSPCLVTPSGNLVGWDGDKLFLYKKTFIL; this is encoded by the coding sequence ATGGCGTCTAAGTTCCCAACAAAAGTGGATAAGGACAAGCTTCGTACAAGAAAGGGTCATGACATGACATGGTCATGTGACAACCTCCAACATGGTGAGCCAATCACATTTTATTGTAAACAACACAAAATTCCTATCTGTCATAAATGTGCGACCAAAGATCACAGGCAAGAAACGTGTGAGCTACAAGACATCGGGGATGTCATCATAGAAAGGCGGGGAAATCTGGAGGAGAAACGGCCCTTGATAGAGGAAACGAAATTACTGCTTCAGAAGGTCCAATCTAAAATAGATGCCGTTTATTCTTCTTCAAGTAAGCATCTTCAGACAGTCAACGATAAACTACAAGAGACATTCGAAGACAAGTTAAAGAATGTGAAAGAAAGGGAAGTAAACTTGATTAGGGTGATTAACGAGGAGGCGGACGAggaaataagggaaataaatgaGAAGAGAGAAAAACGCATCAAGGATTGCAACATCGATATCGAAAAGGAACAAATTACCatcaaagagagagaaacaagacTTTTATCAGATACAAAGACAATCAGTGACAAAGTTACTAAGAAGATTAACGATCTTACTAATAAGAATCAGCATGCGCTTAACACTATGAAGAATATTGAATCAACCATCACACGTATAAACAAACATGATGAAACATTGGTGAATGAAGCTCCTCAAGTACTTGCATCTATCGATGAATATATAAGTTTGAACGTTCATCAAGATGTTAGCGTCTATCTTGACCGAATACATAGTGAAGTGGAGAGAGTGAAGTTTGTAGAGGGGGAAATAGGTGGAGAATACTATTGTAGAATTGATGGGTATATCGGGAAATGGGAACTTGTCAAGTCAATCCACATTCCATCGGTTGTTAATATGCCGTGGGTGCGTGGTTTGATCAGTGATGATGAGATATGTGTGGAAGACGCAAAGAACCATGACATGTATGTTACAAACATCAACACTCGACGCACACAGAAAGTCATTGATGGAGTTGGTAACATGGACATTACGTCATGTGCCACCATAAACAGAAACGTAATAGTATGTGGGAAGTGGATATGGGGTTGCACGGGTGATAGGCTGGATGGATTCATCAGTCTCTATGACAGACAATGGAAGATGATTAGAGACATCAGCATACCAAGGAATAAAGGCGGTAATAGGGTGCATGTTCATGTCGACATGGATGGGATGATCCTCGCTGCTCAGTTCGGTCAGTCTAACATCTACGTCATAAACCCTGATGATGACAAGGTTGTACACACTGTCACGATGCAGGATATAGTGTGTGGTGAAATGCAGGCCTTGTCATCAGGTGATATCGTTGTGAAGAAAGGTCTTAACAAATACACTGTCATCTCCCGTTCTGGAGAAAAGAAGGCTGTCATACACTGTGATGAGTGGATGAAATCAGATTGTCGCGTTGACAAACTGACAGACACAATCTACATTACTTACCTAGTCGCGGGTAAAACCTGCGCAGTTGATCAGGCGTCAGGTGATGGTATCATCCAGGCAAGGAGGATCGTGGAATACGTGAGATCAGATCGCTCTCTGTACTTCAGCCCTTGTCTTGTTACTCCTTCTGGTAACCTTGTAGGCTGGGATGGAGACAAGCTTTTTCTTTACAAGAAGACATTTATCTTGTAA